The following proteins are co-located in the Streptomyces sp. NBC_00435 genome:
- the afsQ1 gene encoding two-component system response regulator AfsQ1 codes for MPFLLLIEDDDAIRTALELSLSRQGHRVATAATGEDGLKLLREQRPDLIVLDVMLPGIDGFEVCRRIRRTDQLPIILLTARNDDIDVVVGLESGADDYVVKPVQGRVLDARIRAVLRRGERESTDTAVFGPLVIDRSAMTVTKNGEDLQLTPTELRLLLELSRRPGQALSRQQLLRLVWEHDYLGDSRLVDACVQRLRAKVEEVPSSPTLIRTVRGVGYRLDSPQ; via the coding sequence GTGCCTTTCCTGTTGCTCATCGAGGACGACGACGCCATCCGCACGGCCCTCGAACTCTCCCTGTCACGCCAGGGCCACCGTGTGGCCACCGCGGCGACGGGAGAGGACGGCCTCAAGCTGCTGCGCGAGCAGCGTCCCGACCTGATCGTGCTGGACGTCATGCTGCCCGGGATCGACGGCTTCGAGGTGTGCCGGCGCATCCGCCGCACCGACCAGCTGCCGATCATCCTGCTGACCGCGCGCAACGACGACATCGACGTGGTCGTCGGCCTGGAGTCGGGAGCCGACGACTACGTCGTCAAGCCCGTCCAGGGGCGGGTGCTCGACGCCCGCATCAGGGCCGTGCTGCGCCGCGGCGAGCGCGAGTCCACCGACACCGCCGTCTTCGGCCCGCTGGTCATCGACCGCTCCGCCATGACGGTGACCAAGAACGGCGAGGACCTCCAGCTCACCCCGACCGAGCTGAGGCTGCTGCTGGAGCTCAGCCGCCGGCCCGGTCAGGCGCTCTCCCGCCAGCAGCTGCTGCGGCTGGTGTGGGAGCACGACTACCTCGGCGACTCGCGCCTGGTCGACGCCTGCGTGCAGCGACTGCGCGCGAAGGTCGAGGAAGTGCCCTCGTCGCCCACCCTGATCCGTACGGTCCGGGGCGTCGGGTACCGGCTGGACTCCCCGCAGTGA
- a CDS encoding sensor histidine kinase, with protein sequence MIKALFAGRRWTSLRLRLLVVFALVALTAAVSASGIAYWLNREAVLTRTQDAALGDFRQEMQNRAAALPADPTQEELQRTAERMAGSSPGYSVLLVDELKDGRKVSGAAGPDTFSLADVPKSLQHAVDDRQKTTAANDSEYHMYWQRTKPHGNPYLVGGTRIVGGGPTGYMYKSLAQERDDLNALAWSLTIATGLALLGSALLAQAAARTVLKPVQRLGDAARRLGEGELDHRLEVSGTDELADLAHTFNKTAEALEKKVADMSAREESSRRFVADMSHELRTPLTALTAVAEVLEDEIDDLDPMIAPAVTLVVSETRRLNDLVENLMEVTRFDAGTARLVLDDVDVADQVTACIDARAWLDAVELDAERGIVARLDPRRLDVILANLIGNALKHGGSPVRVSIRVEGEWLVMAVRDNGPGIPEAVLPHVFDRFYKASASRPKSDGSGLGLSIAMENAHIHGGDITAENGADGGALFTLRLPVDVGKVIAGEEA encoded by the coding sequence GTGATCAAAGCCCTGTTCGCGGGCCGGCGCTGGACCAGCCTGCGGCTGCGGCTCCTCGTCGTGTTCGCGCTGGTCGCGCTGACGGCCGCTGTCTCCGCGTCCGGGATCGCGTACTGGCTCAACCGCGAGGCCGTCCTCACCCGGACCCAGGACGCCGCCCTCGGCGACTTCCGGCAGGAGATGCAGAACCGGGCCGCCGCGCTGCCCGCCGATCCCACGCAGGAGGAGCTGCAGCGCACCGCCGAGAGGATGGCGGGCAGCAGCCCCGGCTACAGCGTGCTGCTGGTGGACGAGCTGAAGGACGGCCGCAAGGTGTCCGGAGCGGCCGGTCCCGACACCTTCTCGCTGGCCGACGTACCGAAGTCGCTGCAGCACGCCGTCGACGACCGGCAGAAGACCACCGCGGCCAACGACTCCGAGTACCACATGTACTGGCAGCGGACGAAGCCGCACGGCAACCCGTACCTGGTCGGCGGCACCCGGATCGTGGGCGGTGGGCCGACCGGCTACATGTACAAGTCCCTCGCCCAGGAACGCGACGACCTCAACGCCCTGGCCTGGTCGCTGACCATCGCCACCGGACTCGCGCTGCTCGGCTCCGCGCTGCTGGCGCAGGCCGCGGCCCGGACCGTGCTCAAGCCCGTGCAGCGCCTGGGCGACGCGGCCCGGCGGCTCGGCGAGGGGGAGCTGGACCACCGGCTTGAGGTCTCGGGGACGGACGAACTCGCCGATCTCGCGCACACCTTCAACAAGACGGCGGAGGCGCTGGAGAAGAAAGTCGCCGACATGAGCGCCCGGGAGGAGTCCAGCCGGCGGTTCGTCGCGGACATGTCCCACGAACTGCGCACGCCGCTGACGGCGTTGACGGCGGTCGCCGAGGTGCTGGAGGACGAGATCGACGACCTCGATCCGATGATCGCACCCGCGGTGACGCTGGTCGTGAGCGAGACCAGGCGCCTCAACGACCTGGTGGAGAACCTCATGGAGGTCACCCGCTTCGACGCGGGAACGGCGCGCCTGGTGCTGGACGACGTGGATGTCGCCGACCAGGTGACGGCGTGCATCGACGCGCGGGCGTGGCTCGACGCGGTCGAACTCGACGCCGAGCGCGGGATCGTGGCGCGGCTCGACCCGCGGCGGCTCGACGTGATCCTGGCCAACCTGATCGGCAACGCGCTCAAGCACGGCGGATCGCCGGTCCGCGTCTCCATCCGGGTGGAGGGGGAGTGGCTGGTCATGGCCGTGCGCGACAACGGTCCGGGCATTCCCGAGGCCGTGCTCCCGCACGTCTTCGACCGGTTCTACAAGGCGAGCGCGTCACGGCCGAAGTCGGACGGCAGCGGTCTGGGCCTGTCCATCGCGATGGAGAACGCGCACATCCACGGCGGCGACATCACGGCGGAGAACGGGGCGGACGGCGGTGCGCTGTTCACGCTGCGGCTGCCGGTGGACGTGGGGAAGGTGATCGCCGGTGAAGAGGCGTAG
- a CDS encoding phospho-sugar mutase — MQDDLIARAQAWLAEDPDPETADELAKLIEAGDTTELADRFSGMLQFGTAGLRGELGAGPMRMNRGVVIRAAAGLAAYLKAQGHDGGLVVVGYDARYKSADFARDTAAVMTGAGLRAAVLPRPLPTPVLAYAIRHLGAVAGVEVTASHNPPRDNGYKVYLGDGSQIVSPADAEIAAQIDAIAALADVPRADGGWQDLGDEVLEAYLARTDAVLTPGSPRGVRTVYTAMHGVGKDVVLAAFARAGFPAPVLVAEQAEPDPAFPTVAFPNPEEPGAMDLSFAKAAEVHPDIVIANDPDADRCAVAVPDEASASGWRMLRGDEVGALLAAHLVRKGARGVFAESIVSSSLLGRIAEAAGVGYEETLTGFKWISRVEGLRYGYEEALGYCVDPEGVRDKDGVTAALLVAELASELKEQGRTLTDLLDDLAMAHGLHATDQLSVRVEDLSVIASAMAALRAEPPVSLAGLRVTSAEDLNKGTATLPPTDGLRYYLEGAYKARVIVRPSGTEPKLKCYLEVVVPVAEASGLLPARARGQEVLDAIKKDLAAAAGI, encoded by the coding sequence GTGCAGGACGATCTGATCGCACGGGCCCAGGCCTGGCTGGCCGAGGACCCGGACCCGGAGACGGCGGACGAGCTCGCGAAGCTCATCGAGGCCGGTGACACGACCGAGCTGGCGGACCGCTTCTCCGGCATGCTGCAGTTCGGCACCGCCGGACTCCGCGGCGAGCTGGGCGCGGGCCCGATGCGGATGAACCGCGGCGTGGTCATCCGGGCCGCGGCGGGCCTCGCCGCCTACCTCAAGGCCCAGGGCCACGACGGCGGCCTGGTCGTCGTCGGCTACGACGCCCGCTACAAGTCGGCCGACTTCGCCCGCGACACCGCCGCGGTGATGACCGGCGCGGGGCTCCGGGCGGCCGTCCTGCCCCGACCGCTGCCGACGCCCGTCCTCGCGTACGCCATAAGGCACCTGGGCGCCGTCGCCGGCGTCGAGGTGACCGCGAGCCACAACCCTCCCCGGGACAACGGCTACAAGGTCTACCTCGGCGACGGTTCACAGATCGTCTCCCCCGCCGACGCGGAGATCGCGGCGCAGATCGACGCGATCGCCGCGCTGGCCGACGTACCGCGGGCCGACGGCGGCTGGCAGGACCTCGGCGACGAGGTCCTGGAGGCCTACCTGGCGCGTACCGACGCGGTCCTGACCCCCGGCTCCCCCCGGGGCGTACGGACCGTCTACACGGCGATGCACGGCGTCGGCAAGGACGTGGTCCTGGCCGCGTTCGCCCGGGCGGGCTTCCCGGCGCCGGTCCTCGTGGCCGAGCAGGCGGAGCCGGACCCGGCCTTCCCGACGGTGGCCTTCCCCAACCCGGAGGAGCCGGGCGCGATGGACCTGTCCTTCGCGAAGGCCGCCGAGGTCCACCCCGACATCGTGATCGCCAACGACCCGGACGCCGACCGCTGCGCGGTGGCCGTCCCGGACGAGGCGTCGGCCTCCGGCTGGCGGATGCTGCGCGGCGACGAGGTCGGCGCGCTGCTCGCCGCCCACCTGGTGCGCAAGGGGGCGCGGGGCGTCTTCGCGGAGTCCATCGTCTCCTCCAGCCTCCTGGGCCGGATCGCCGAGGCGGCGGGCGTCGGCTACGAGGAGACCCTCACGGGCTTCAAGTGGATCTCCCGCGTCGAGGGCCTGCGCTACGGGTACGAGGAGGCGCTCGGCTACTGCGTGGACCCCGAGGGCGTCCGCGACAAGGACGGCGTCACGGCCGCCCTGCTCGTCGCCGAACTGGCCTCCGAGCTCAAGGAGCAGGGCCGAACCCTGACCGACCTGCTGGACGACCTGGCCATGGCCCACGGGCTGCACGCCACCGACCAGCTGTCGGTGCGCGTGGAGGACCTGTCCGTCATCGCCTCGGCGATGGCGGCGCTGCGCGCGGAGCCCCCGGTCTCGCTGGCGGGCCTGCGGGTCACCTCGGCGGAGGACCTGAACAAGGGCACCGCGACCCTCCCGCCCACGGACGGGCTGCGCTACTACCTCGAGGGCGCCTACAAGGCCCGGGTGATCGTCCGCCCGTCCGGTACGGAGCCCAAGCTGAAGTGCTACCTGGAGGTCGTGGTCCCGGTGGCGGAGGCCTCCGGCCTGCTCCCGGCCCGCGCCCGCGGCCAGGAGGTCCTCGACGCGATCAAGAAGGACCTCGCGGCGGCGGCCGGCATCTGA
- a CDS encoding purine-nucleoside phosphorylase, producing the protein MNASVTEPFAAADAAAARLRELTGAETHDVALVMGSGWAPAAEALGAPEAEFPVTDLPGFPPPAVEGHGGKIRSYKIGDKRALLFLGRTHYYEGRGVAAVAHGVRTAVAAGCKTVVLTNGCGGLREGMKPGQPVLISDHLNLTATSPIVGANFVDLTDLYSPRLRAMCKEIDETLEEGVYVQFPGPHYETPAEINMIRVMGADLVGMSTVLEAIAAREAGAEVLGISLVTNLAAGISGEPLNHEEVLQAGRDSAARMGKLLTQVLARI; encoded by the coding sequence GTGAACGCATCTGTTACCGAACCCTTCGCCGCCGCCGACGCCGCAGCCGCCCGCCTGCGCGAGCTGACCGGCGCCGAGACCCACGATGTCGCCCTCGTGATGGGCTCCGGGTGGGCCCCCGCCGCAGAGGCGCTCGGTGCGCCCGAGGCCGAGTTCCCGGTCACCGACCTGCCCGGCTTCCCGCCGCCCGCCGTCGAGGGCCACGGCGGCAAGATCCGCTCGTACAAGATCGGCGACAAGCGCGCGCTGCTCTTCCTCGGCCGGACCCACTACTACGAGGGCCGCGGCGTCGCCGCCGTCGCCCACGGTGTGCGCACCGCCGTCGCCGCGGGCTGCAAGACCGTCGTCCTGACCAACGGCTGCGGCGGTCTGCGCGAGGGCATGAAGCCCGGTCAGCCCGTGCTGATCAGCGACCACCTGAACCTGACCGCCACCTCGCCGATCGTCGGCGCGAACTTCGTGGACCTCACCGACCTGTACTCGCCGCGCCTGCGCGCGATGTGCAAGGAGATCGACGAGACCCTCGAAGAGGGCGTCTACGTGCAGTTCCCCGGCCCGCACTACGAGACCCCGGCCGAGATCAACATGATCCGCGTCATGGGCGCCGACCTGGTCGGCATGTCCACCGTGCTGGAGGCCATCGCCGCCCGTGAGGCCGGCGCCGAGGTGCTCGGCATCTCGCTGGTCACCAACCTGGCTGCGGGCATCTCCGGCGAGCCGCTGAACCACGAAGAGGTGCTCCAGGCCGGCCGCGACTCGGCCGCGCGCATGGGCAAGCTGCTGACCCAGGTCCTCGCCCGGATCTGA
- a CDS encoding gamma-glutamylcyclotransferase: MSLYAAYAGNLDPRLMTRRAPHSPLRGTGWINDWRLTFGGEQMGWEGALATIVEAPRHQVFVALYDVAPLDEDSMDRWEGVGLDIYRRMRVRVHTLDGEEAAWVYVLNGYEGGLPSARYLGELADAAESAGAPHDYVMELRKRPC, from the coding sequence ATGTCGCTCTACGCCGCGTACGCCGGCAACCTCGACCCGCGGCTGATGACGCGCCGCGCTCCGCATTCGCCGCTGCGCGGCACGGGCTGGATCAACGACTGGCGGCTGACCTTCGGCGGCGAGCAGATGGGCTGGGAGGGCGCGCTGGCGACGATCGTCGAAGCACCCCGCCACCAGGTCTTCGTCGCGCTGTACGACGTCGCGCCCCTGGACGAGGACTCCATGGACCGCTGGGAGGGCGTCGGGCTCGACATCTACCGTCGCATGCGGGTGCGCGTGCACACGCTGGACGGCGAGGAAGCGGCCTGGGTGTACGTACTCAACGGCTACGAGGGCGGCCTGCCCTCGGCGCGCTACCTGGGCGAGCTCGCCGACGCGGCCGAGTCCGCGGGCGCACCGCACGACTACGTGATGGAGCTGCGCAAGCGCCCCTGCTGA
- a CDS encoding NAD(P)H-quinone dehydrogenase, with protein MTRIVIIGGGPGGYEAALVGAQLGAEVTVVDCDGLGGASVLTDCVPSKTLIATAEVMTTFDSSYEELGIVVADDTPHIEQAARVVGVDLGKVNRRVKRLALAQSHDITASVTRAGARVVRGRAKLGGPQGIDGTRDVIVTAGDGSETILTADAVLIATGGHPREIPDAMPDGERILNWTQVYDLEELPEELIVVGSGVTGAEFAGAYQALGSRVTLVSSRDRVLPGEDPDAAAVLEDVFRRRGMNVIGRSRAESAKRVGDRVEVTLSDGRVISGTHCLMAVGAIPNTSNMNLEESGVKLKESGHIWTDKVSRTSSPGVYAAGDVTGIFALASVAAMQGRIAMYHFLGDAVAPLNLKTVSSNVFTDPEIATVGYTQADVDSGKIDARVVKLPLLRNPRAKMQGIRDGFVKLFCRPGTGIVVGGVVVSPRASELIHPISIAVDNNLTVEQIANAFTVYPSLSGSIAEVARQLHTRKAADEA; from the coding sequence GTGACCCGGATCGTGATCATCGGCGGCGGACCAGGCGGGTATGAGGCGGCCCTCGTGGGGGCCCAGCTCGGCGCGGAGGTGACCGTCGTCGACTGCGACGGTCTGGGTGGCGCGTCGGTACTCACCGACTGCGTGCCCTCCAAGACTCTCATCGCGACCGCCGAGGTCATGACGACCTTCGACTCGTCGTACGAGGAACTCGGCATCGTCGTCGCCGACGACACTCCGCACATCGAGCAGGCCGCGCGCGTCGTCGGCGTGGACCTCGGCAAGGTGAACCGCCGGGTCAAGCGCCTCGCGCTCGCCCAGTCCCACGACATCACCGCCTCCGTCACCCGGGCCGGCGCCCGTGTCGTACGGGGCCGCGCCAAGCTCGGCGGCCCGCAGGGCATCGACGGCACCCGCGACGTCATCGTCACCGCCGGCGACGGCTCCGAGACGATCCTCACCGCCGACGCCGTGCTCATCGCGACCGGCGGGCACCCCCGCGAGATCCCCGACGCGATGCCCGACGGCGAGCGGATCCTGAACTGGACGCAGGTGTACGACCTCGAGGAGCTCCCGGAGGAGCTCATCGTGGTCGGCTCCGGCGTGACCGGCGCCGAGTTCGCCGGCGCGTACCAGGCCCTCGGCTCCCGGGTGACCCTGGTGTCCTCCCGCGACCGCGTGCTGCCCGGCGAGGACCCGGACGCGGCCGCCGTCCTGGAGGACGTCTTCCGCCGCCGCGGCATGAACGTCATCGGGCGCTCCCGCGCCGAGTCCGCCAAGCGGGTGGGCGACCGGGTCGAGGTCACCCTCTCCGACGGCCGGGTCATCAGCGGTACGCACTGCCTGATGGCGGTCGGCGCGATCCCGAACACCAGCAACATGAACCTGGAGGAGTCCGGGGTCAAGCTGAAGGAGTCCGGGCACATCTGGACCGACAAGGTCTCGCGCACCTCCTCGCCCGGCGTGTACGCGGCCGGCGACGTGACCGGGATCTTCGCCCTGGCCTCCGTGGCCGCCATGCAGGGGCGGATCGCGATGTACCACTTCCTCGGTGACGCGGTGGCCCCGCTGAACCTGAAGACGGTCTCGTCGAACGTCTTCACCGACCCCGAGATCGCCACCGTCGGCTACACCCAGGCCGACGTGGACTCCGGCAAGATCGACGCCAGGGTCGTGAAGCTCCCGCTGCTGCGCAACCCGCGGGCCAAGATGCAGGGCATCCGGGACGGCTTCGTGAAGTTGTTCTGCCGCCCGGGCACCGGGATCGTCGTCGGCGGCGTGGTCGTCTCGCCGCGCGCGAGCGAGCTCATCCACCCGATCTCGATCGCCGTCGACAACAACCTGACGGTCGAGCAGATCGCAAACGCGTTCACCGTGTACCCCTCTCTGTCGGGTTCGATCGCCGAGGTCGCGCGCCAGTTGCACACGCGGAAGGCCGCCGACGAGGCGTAA
- a CDS encoding DeoR/GlpR family DNA-binding transcription regulator, with amino-acid sequence MFAAERRQLILEMVRANGAVSLRELARVVQTSEVTVRRDVRALEAEGLLDRRHGGAVLPGGFTRESGFPQKSHLATAEKTAIADVAAGLVEEGEAVVVGAGTTTQELARRLARVPGLTVVTNSLLVAQALAHANRVEVVMTGGTLRGSNYALVGSGAEQSLQGLRVSRAFLSGSGLTAERGLSTSNMLSASVDRALVQAAAEVVVLADHTKLGTDTMFQTVPTDVITRLVTDEPPAHDDRAGTELQALADQGVQITVAGGAGAAGGGEGMAGRRPRRESPLPVQRRGGPTAQLRSAGPLHEQQAERARVADLRRR; translated from the coding sequence GTGTTCGCTGCAGAACGTCGCCAATTGATCCTCGAAATGGTGCGGGCCAACGGAGCGGTATCGCTCCGGGAGCTCGCCCGCGTCGTCCAGACCTCCGAAGTGACCGTACGGCGGGACGTGCGGGCACTGGAGGCAGAAGGACTCCTCGACCGCCGGCACGGCGGTGCGGTACTGCCGGGCGGTTTCACGCGTGAATCCGGCTTTCCGCAAAAGTCCCATCTCGCGACGGCGGAGAAGACCGCCATCGCCGATGTCGCGGCCGGCCTCGTAGAAGAAGGCGAGGCCGTCGTCGTCGGCGCCGGCACCACGACCCAGGAGCTGGCCCGCCGGCTCGCCAGGGTGCCCGGACTCACCGTCGTCACCAACTCGCTGCTCGTCGCACAGGCGCTGGCCCATGCGAACCGGGTGGAAGTGGTCATGACGGGCGGAACCCTGCGCGGTTCCAACTACGCGCTGGTCGGCAGCGGAGCCGAGCAGTCCCTCCAGGGGCTGCGGGTCTCGCGGGCCTTCCTGTCCGGCAGTGGTCTCACCGCCGAGCGCGGGCTGTCCACGTCCAACATGCTCTCCGCGAGCGTGGACCGGGCGCTGGTGCAGGCGGCGGCCGAGGTGGTGGTCCTGGCCGATCACACCAAGCTCGGGACCGACACCATGTTCCAGACGGTGCCGACCGACGTGATCACGCGGCTGGTGACGGACGAGCCGCCGGCGCACGACGACCGGGCCGGTACGGAGTTGCAGGCGCTGGCGGACCAGGGCGTGCAGATCACCGTGGCGGGCGGAGCGGGTGCCGCCGGCGGTGGTGAGGGGATGGCCGGGCGCCGCCCGCGCCGGGAGTCCCCGCTCCCGGTACAGCGGCGGGGCGGGCCGACGGCCCAGCTCCGCAGCGCGGGGCCGTTGCACGAGCAGCAGGCCGAGCGTGCGCGGGTCGCGGACCTGAGGCGCCGGTAG
- a CDS encoding acetyl/propionyl/methylcrotonyl-CoA carboxylase subunit alpha: MRKVLIANRGEIAVRVARACRDAGIASVAVYADPDRDALHVRAADEAFALGGDTPAASYLDISKVLQAAADSGADAIHPGYGFLSENADFAQAVIDAGLTWIGPPPQAIRDLGDKVAARHIALRAGAPLVAGTPDPVAGSDEVVAFAKEHGLPIAIKAAFGGGGRGLKVARNLEEIPELYDSAVREAVAAFGRGECFVEQYLDKPRHVETQCLADSHGNVVVVSTRDCSLQRRHQKLVEEAPAPFLTEAQNTELYAASKAILKEAGYVGAGTVEFLVSADGLISFLEVNTRLQVEHPVTEEVTGIDLVREMFRIADGEELGYGDPVLRGHSFEFRINGEDPGRGFLPAPGTVTKFAPPTGPGVRLDAGVESGSVIGPAWDSLLAKLIVTGATREQALQRAARALAEFEVEGMATAIPFHRAVVADRAFTADPFTIHTRWIETEFVNEIPAFVVPAVDDTEDEPGRETVVVEVGGKRLEVSLPSSLGMTLARTAAAGGAKPKRRAAKKSGPAASGDTLASPMQGTIVKVAVEEGQQVNEGDLIVVLEAMKMEQPLNAHRSGTIVGLAAEVGASLTSGAAICEIKD; encoded by the coding sequence GTGCGCAAGGTGCTCATCGCCAACCGTGGCGAAATCGCAGTCCGCGTTGCTCGGGCCTGCCGGGATGCCGGGATCGCGAGCGTAGCCGTCTACGCCGACCCGGACCGGGACGCTCTGCACGTCCGCGCGGCCGACGAAGCTTTCGCGTTGGGCGGTGACACCCCGGCCGCCAGCTACCTGGACATCTCCAAGGTCCTGCAGGCCGCAGCCGATTCCGGTGCGGACGCCATCCATCCCGGATACGGCTTCCTCTCCGAGAACGCCGACTTCGCGCAGGCCGTCATCGACGCGGGCCTGACCTGGATCGGCCCGCCGCCGCAGGCGATCCGCGACCTCGGCGACAAGGTCGCCGCCCGGCACATCGCGCTGCGCGCCGGCGCGCCGCTCGTGGCCGGCACCCCCGACCCGGTCGCGGGTTCGGACGAGGTCGTCGCGTTCGCCAAGGAGCACGGCCTGCCGATCGCGATCAAGGCCGCCTTCGGCGGCGGCGGCCGCGGCCTGAAGGTCGCCCGCAACCTCGAGGAGATCCCGGAGCTCTACGACTCCGCGGTGCGCGAGGCCGTGGCCGCCTTCGGCCGCGGCGAGTGCTTCGTCGAGCAGTACCTCGACAAGCCGCGGCACGTGGAGACCCAGTGCCTGGCCGACTCCCACGGCAACGTGGTCGTCGTCTCCACCCGTGACTGCTCGCTCCAGCGCCGCCACCAGAAGCTGGTCGAGGAGGCCCCGGCGCCGTTCCTGACCGAGGCCCAGAACACCGAGCTGTACGCCGCGTCGAAGGCGATCCTGAAGGAGGCCGGCTACGTCGGCGCCGGCACGGTCGAGTTCCTCGTCTCGGCCGACGGCCTGATCTCCTTCCTGGAGGTCAACACCCGCCTCCAGGTCGAGCACCCGGTCACCGAAGAGGTCACCGGCATCGACCTGGTCCGCGAGATGTTCCGCATCGCGGACGGCGAGGAGCTCGGCTACGGGGACCCGGTCCTGCGCGGCCACTCCTTCGAGTTCCGCATCAACGGCGAGGACCCGGGCCGCGGCTTCCTGCCGGCGCCGGGCACGGTCACGAAGTTCGCCCCGCCGACCGGTCCGGGCGTCCGCCTCGACGCGGGCGTCGAGTCCGGCTCGGTCATCGGCCCGGCCTGGGACTCCCTGCTCGCCAAGCTCATCGTCACGGGTGCCACGCGCGAGCAGGCCCTGCAGCGGGCGGCGCGCGCGCTGGCCGAGTTCGAGGTGGAGGGCATGGCCACGGCCATCCCGTTCCACCGCGCGGTCGTCGCCGACCGGGCCTTCACCGCCGACCCGTTCACGATCCACACCCGCTGGATCGAGACCGAGTTCGTCAACGAGATCCCGGCGTTCGTGGTTCCCGCCGTGGACGACACCGAGGACGAGCCGGGCCGCGAGACGGTGGTCGTCGAGGTCGGCGGCAAGCGCCTGGAGGTCTCCCTCCCGTCCTCGCTGGGCATGACCCTGGCCCGTACGGCGGCCGCCGGCGGCGCGAAGCCCAAGCGCCGCGCGGCCAAGAAGTCCGGCCCGGCCGCCTCCGGCGACACCCTGGCCTCGCCCATGCAGGGCACGATCGTCAAGGTCGCGGTCGAGGAGGGCCAGCAGGTCAACGAGGGCGACCTGATCGTCGTCCTCGAGGCGATGAAGATGGAACAGCCGCTGAACGCGCACCGCTCGGGCACCATCGTGGGCCTCGCGGCGGAGGTCGGAGCGTCCCTCACCTCCGGCGCGGCCATCTGCGAGATCAAGGACTGA
- a CDS encoding Maf family protein, translating into MTADARHALVLASASPARLNLLRQAGLAPHVIVSGFDEDALTADSPAELALALAEAKAAVVAALDEAAGALVIGCDSVLELDGEALGKPADAAEATARWKSMRGRAGVLRTGHCVIDTATGRQVSATASTTVRFGEPSDAEVAAYVASGEPLHVAGAFTLDGLSAPFIDGIDGDHGNVIGISMPLLRSLLSELDVSITDLWA; encoded by the coding sequence ATGACTGCCGACGCCCGCCACGCCCTCGTCCTCGCCTCCGCCTCGCCCGCCCGGCTGAACCTGCTGCGGCAGGCCGGGCTCGCCCCGCACGTGATCGTCAGCGGCTTCGACGAGGACGCCCTCACCGCCGACTCCCCCGCCGAGCTGGCCCTCGCGCTGGCCGAGGCGAAGGCGGCCGTCGTGGCGGCCCTGGACGAGGCCGCGGGAGCCCTGGTGATCGGCTGCGACTCCGTCCTGGAACTGGACGGCGAGGCGCTGGGCAAGCCGGCGGACGCCGCGGAGGCCACGGCCCGCTGGAAGTCGATGCGCGGGCGCGCCGGGGTGCTGCGCACCGGGCACTGCGTGATCGACACGGCGACCGGGCGCCAGGTGTCGGCCACGGCGTCCACGACGGTCCGCTTCGGCGAGCCCTCGGACGCGGAGGTGGCGGCGTACGTGGCGAGCGGGGAGCCCCTGCACGTGGCGGGGGCGTTCACCCTGGACGGGCTGTCGGCGCCGTTCATCGACGGCATCGACGGGGATCACGGCAACGTGATCGGGATCTCCATGCCGCTGCTGCGCTCGCTGCTGAGCGAACTGGACGTGTCGATCACGGACTTGTGGGCTTGA
- the mmpB gene encoding morphogenic membrane protein MmpB, producing the protein MLWSDPKNEPPKDMRDAAAMVRRMTVVVVIAMVVVVYVLGVGGF; encoded by the coding sequence ATGCTCTGGTCAGACCCGAAGAACGAGCCGCCGAAGGACATGCGCGACGCGGCCGCGATGGTCCGGCGGATGACGGTGGTCGTCGTCATCGCGATGGTCGTCGTGGTCTACGTACTGGGCGTGGGCGGCTTCTGA
- a CDS encoding acyl-CoA carboxylase epsilon subunit, producing the protein MVIKVVKGNPTPEELAAALAVVRARAVALASEPPGAQRVADAWSAPGRVARRTLPRPGPAAWGRTYWPA; encoded by the coding sequence GTGGTGATCAAGGTCGTCAAGGGGAATCCGACCCCCGAGGAGCTGGCCGCCGCACTGGCGGTGGTCCGAGCGCGCGCGGTGGCACTGGCGTCGGAGCCTCCGGGTGCGCAGCGGGTGGCCGACGCGTGGTCGGCGCCGGGCCGGGTGGCCCGGCGGACGCTGCCGCGCCCCGGGCCGGCCGCGTGGGGCCGTACGTACTGGCCCGCGTAG